The Alphaproteobacteria bacterium nucleotide sequence CTTTAATGGAAGCAGATGTAAGTATGGCAATGGCTTCTGGAAGCGATATTGCCCTTCATACAGCATCGATTATTTTAATCCATAATGATCCATTATGGGTTGATCAAGCTTTAGTTCTGGCTAGAAAAATTTATTGGAAAATTTGTCAAAATATATTTTGGACATTTGCCTATAATATTATAGGTGTGAGTTTGGCTGCAGCAGGATTATTAACCCCGTCGCTTTCTGGTATTATCATGGCTGGAAGCAGTATAAGTATCATAGGTAATGCCCTGTTATTTTCTTTATGGCGACCCATTCTTCCAAAATCTTAATTAAGGTTATATGATGATAACAATTAATCATGTCTCTAAAATAACTGGTTTTTCGGCAAAGATGATACGTCATTATGAAAAGCTAGGATTATTAGGAAAAATTACAAGAACTTCTACTAATTATAGAATTTATAAAAAATCAGATATTGATATATTGCATTTTATAAAACGTACAAAGAATTTAGGTTTTGCCACAGAAGATATTAAAATTTTATTAAATGTTTGGCAAAATAAAAAAACGAATCGTCTAGAGGTACGTCATATTGCGCTTAAACATCTTGATGATTTAAAGGTCCGGATTCATGATTTGCAATTGATGGTTAATGTTTTGCAGGAATTAATTACCCAATGTGAAAAGAATAAACATACGGATTGTCCAATTCTGGCATCCTTTATCCATTCTCATTCTTAATTTTATTTTTAAAATAATTTAACGCCCCTTGTAACATATAGGCTGCTGCAATTTGATCAATAAGTAAGTCCCTTTTTTTTCTTGATAAATTACTTTCAAGCATCATTTTATCGGCGGCTATTGTTGAAAATCTTTCATCCCATAGGGTTATAGGTAAATCAAGCACCATCATAATATTTTTGGCAAAATCATTAACGGCTTGAGCTTTTCTTCCCTGGTTACCATCAAGATGTAAGGGTAATCCAATAATAAGCCCCCCAATTTTATAGGTTTGAATAAGATCAATTAATATTTTTATATCAATTGAAAATTTTTTTCGGTAAATCGTTTGAAGAGGGGATGCGACAATCAAATTTGGATCACTTAAAGCAATACCAATGGTTTTCTGGCCATAATCAAGACCAAATATAGCATGGTTGGGTAATAAAGATGAAAAAAAATCCTTGATTGGAAAAATCGGCATAATGAATTAAATCTATTTATATTGCCTTTTGTAAAGTAAAATCATAATAATTTTATTACTTACCTATAAATTTAAAAAGCTATGTAGGCATAGGTGATGAACTTAAATTTTAAAATTATATGTTGATATGTCTATAGAACTAGAAGCGTTTTTATTGTTTTTAAAAGGTTTAATGGTTGGCTTTCTTATTGCAGCCCCTATTGGTCCCACCGGATTTTTATTAATTAGAAGAACTTTAGCCTCAGGCATTATTGCTGGCCTTGTGATTGGACTAGGTGCAGCTTTGGCAGATAGTTTTTATGGGTTTATTGCGGCCTATAGTTTAAGTTTTGTGGGTGAATTTTTAGCAAGAAATGGTTTTCTATTTAGCATGATAGGTTTTGTTGTTTTATGTGTGTTAGGGATTATGGAATGGTATTCAACAGATGCCAAAGAACCAAAGCAATCTTTGAATGAACGGAAACCTAGTATTGCAGGATGTTTTCTTTCATCTTGTTCAATTACCTTATTTAACCCTATGACCTTACTTTCTTTTGTTGCAGTTATGACAGGCCTGGGTGTGGTGGGCAATGGGTTTGCCCATTTGAATAATTTTGTGAATAACCCGTTTAAGATAATTTTCTTTGTCCTTGGGGTTTTTGTTGGTTCTTTACTATGGTGGATGATTTTAACCCTAAGTGTTGCGATCGTAAGACATAGATTGGATTGGATTATTGTCAGAAAACTTAACCGTATCTCAGCTATTTTTTTGATAGGATTTGCTTTTTTTGTTCTTTATCAAGGAATGACCAGGACTTTTTTCTGATCAAGGGCCAATAGAACACTTGCCAAAATGATTTATCACGGTATGATCTAAATTATTTTAAGCGGGCGTAGCTCAGGGGTAGAGCATAACCTTGCCAAGGTTAGGGTCGAGGGTTCGAATCCCTTCGCCCGCTCCAGTGAAATAGCTGGTTTTCTGCAATTATTTAGATACATACACTTTCCTCACTTTCTCTTCAGGGCTCGCGTAGGGCTCGCGGTTTCTTAAAGTTGCCCACGCTGCTTTACGTAAGTATTCAGGTTGATGTTTAGCATAACGCTCTGTAGTTGCCGTGACGCGTTGTCCTAACATCCCGGAAATATCAAAAATGGGCACGCCATTTTGTGCCATCCAGGTGGCGCAAGTATGTCGTAAAGTATGAGGACTAACATCATTTAATCCTGCCTTAAGACATGCAGACTTAAAACTCTTTTTAATATTATTTATAGGAGACCCCATCCGCTCTATTACATAATTTGTTGAAGCGTGTGCTCTAGCAAATTTAAGAGATCTCAATAGTGCCCCTTCAATCGGAACTACAGATTTCTTTTTATTTTTTTCTATTTCATCAGGTAGTGAATAAAAAATTAATTTATTTTTAAAATCAACTCTATCCCAGGTTAACTTTAAAATGGCCCCACTTCTTGCCCCTGTATATAAAGCTAACCTAATAAACAGTCTAAGATATAGATCATGAGCCGCAAACAGTAGCTTAGCTGCTTCATCCCTTGTTAAATATCTTTCTTTAGGTGGAGATGAAGACAAAGAAGAAATTGCTGGAGCAGATTTAATTAAGCCATATCTCACAGCTCTATTTAGTGCCGCCTTTAATAC carries:
- a CDS encoding MerR family transcriptional regulator yields the protein MMITINHVSKITGFSAKMIRHYEKLGLLGKITRTSTNYRIYKKSDIDILHFIKRTKNLGFATEDIKILLNVWQNKKTNRLEVRHIALKHLDDLKVRIHDLQLMVNVLQELITQCEKNKHTDCPILASFIHSHS
- the ruvX gene encoding Holliday junction resolvase RuvX, with product MPIFPIKDFFSSLLPNHAIFGLDYGQKTIGIALSDPNLIVASPLQTIYRKKFSIDIKILIDLIQTYKIGGLIIGLPLHLDGNQGRKAQAVNDFAKNIMMVLDLPITLWDERFSTIAADKMMLESNLSRKKRDLLIDQIAAAYMLQGALNYFKNKIKNENG
- a CDS encoding LysE family translocator; amino-acid sequence: MSIELEAFLLFLKGLMVGFLIAAPIGPTGFLLIRRTLASGIIAGLVIGLGAALADSFYGFIAAYSLSFVGEFLARNGFLFSMIGFVVLCVLGIMEWYSTDAKEPKQSLNERKPSIAGCFLSSCSITLFNPMTLLSFVAVMTGLGVVGNGFAHLNNFVNNPFKIIFFVLGVFVGSLLWWMILTLSVAIVRHRLDWIIVRKLNRISAIFLIGFAFFVLYQGMTRTFF
- a CDS encoding site-specific integrase, which gives rise to MSKYELKKRKDKPNWYIVWTENRQTHRRSTGTEDRREAELVLASFLLQINKKASDVSNDVLIIDVLDQYYDKYACNVSSEPTVRYSIKLWKDFFGYTKVSEINFDLTDQYILTRQNKDIKHGTISRELSVLKAALNRAVRYGLIKSAPAISSLSSSPPKERYLTRDEAAKLLFAAHDLYLRLFIRLALYTGARSGAILKLTWDRVDFKNKLIFYSLPDEIEKNKKKSVVPIEGALLRSLKFARAHASTNYVIERMGSPINNIKKSFKSACLKAGLNDVSPHTLRHTCATWMAQNGVPIFDISGMLGQRVTATTERYAKHQPEYLRKAAWATLRNREPYASPEEKVRKVYVSK